In one Myripristis murdjan chromosome 5, fMyrMur1.1, whole genome shotgun sequence genomic region, the following are encoded:
- the LOC115358705 gene encoding uncharacterized protein LOC115358705 produces the protein MPKVDYLTSVMPWRKPVLYFVVMTTLTSLLKLGNGQEAGAVLQLTPQETNSDASMRSGMLRIRSNLHSGNVMHDGKNEPVATTGDGSLADTKIPTTEHTVMDAKLKHLNPSVRCSNNSMTLKVKRMRAPFLVDSGEGPPVPLSHIPSSCGFSVRRSRRDVHFVAPYQGCHVTQQDGNYVLPLRFRGTPMTMSCPVAPPPPSVCCFPSGMVVKIGGIIASGLKVKVSGMWESLSSVCDSCGFALEEHSGGLILTAPYHKGLCIEMKSDEYLLSLLLADGELLVTCPSRKDVQKPTTPSQGGPSLQYPQFPVFPQDWVFPGPVPQTQRPAPVTNPVVQMPQRPMFQRPMHPPSITTSPTTDRQDIAPAQHPEISFMSQYPWLSHYPMFPRPVPSMQSPSVNKNSSAPPGQLPQMPPSQQWLMAQGALHAMPPHATTAQAFFNRPVPTVEDVMPQLHQQPQFPGLPQHAFPLSPNLPLHPESGPHGSATAVDTLKPGIHGHQQHANPQTYQMPVVYPPPKYPIQKGNVHSLKPQTAPPATSQTTTASTAVWPPLQRPFYHPNLYMPSYYPQQAHNAPAKSTIPNSSGQSGPQNHHPIHSFDRFRHQWQDSLAGGTHGNVDNPQQHQQVPFMPFDALQRYGYGSWGMPYASYLSPSREASHPYHEKK, from the exons ATGCCGAAAGTAGATTATCTGACAAGTGTAATGCCTTGGAGAAAACCTGTGTTGTACTTCGTGGTGATGACGACTCTCACCTCCCTGTTGAAACTTGGCAATGGACAAGAAGCAGGGGCTGTTTTGCAACTTACACCCCAAGAGACCAACTCAGATGCATCCATGCGCTCTGGTATGTTAAGAATAAGAAGCAATCTGCACTCGGGAAATGTGATGcatgatggaaaaaatgaaCCAGTGGCGACTACTGGAGACGGATCGCTTGCTGACACAAAAATACCGACTACTG AGCACACAGTGATGGATGCAAAACTGAAGCACCTGAACCCATCAGTGCGATGCAGTAACAACTCAATGACTCTGAAGGTCAAACGCATGAGAGCTCCTTTTCTGGTGGACAGTG GCGAGGGACCTCCTGTTCCCCTGTCTCACATACCATCCAGTTGTGGCTTCTCTGTGAGGAGGTCCCGGAGAGATGTGCACTTTGTAGCACCTTATCAGGGCTGCCATGTTACCCAGCAG GATGGCAATTATGTGCTACCACTACGTTTTAGAGGGACACCAATGACAATGTCTTGCCCTGTTGCACCACCTCCACCATCTGTTTGCTGCTTCCCATCCGGGATGGTGGTGAAAATCGGTGGTATTATAGCAAGTGGACTCAAAGTGAAAG TGTCTGGCATGTGGGAGTCCCTCTCATCAGTCTGTGACAGTTGTGGATTTGCTTTGGAGGAGCACTCTGGAGGACTGATACTCACTGCACCCTACCACAAGGGACTGTGCATAGAGATGAAG AGTGATGAGTACTTACTCTCTCTTCTCTTGGCTGATGGGGAGCTGTTAGTCACATGCCCTTCACGAAAAGATGTTCAGAAACCTACTACTCCTAGTCAGGGCGGCCCGTCCCTGCAGTATCCCCAGTTCCCAGTGTTTCCACAAGATTGGGTGTTTCCTGGGCCTGTTCCTCAAACACAGAGGCCCGCTCCTGTCACAAATCCAGTGGTACAGATGCCACAACGTCCCATGTTTCAAAGACCAATGCATCCGCCTAGTATTACCACAAGCCCCACCACTGATAGACAAGACATTGCCCCTGCTCAGCACCCAGAAATCTCCTTTATGTCACAGTATCCCTGGTTGTCTCATTACCCAATGTTTCCCAGGCCTGTACCATCAATGCAATCTCCCTCTGTCAATAAGAACAGTAGTGCGCCTCCTGGCCAATTACCTCAGATGCCACCATCCCAACAGTGGCTCATGGCGCAAGGAGCTCTCCATGCAATGCCTCCTCATGCTACTACCGCACAAGCTTTTTTCAACAGACCTGTCCCCACTGTGGAAGATGTGATGCCTCAGCTCCACCAACAACCACAGTTTCCAGGACTTCCACAACATGCTTTCCCACTATCCCCCAATTTACCGCTGCATCCAGAAAGTGGCCCTCACGGCTCTGCTACAGCCGTGGACACACTTAAACCTGGAATCCATGGACACCAGCAGCATGCAAATCCTCAGACCTACCAGATGCCTGTTGTGTATCCCCCTCCTAAGTATCCTATTCAAAAAGGAAATGTTCATTCACTTAAACCTCAGACTGCTCCTCCTGCCACCAGCCAAACAACCACTGCATCTACTGCTGTTTGGCCGCCTCTTCAGAGGCCATTTTATCACCCAAACCTTTACATGCCATCTTATTATCCTCAGCAAGCGCACAATGCACCAGCTAAATCTACAATCCCAAATTCATCTGGTCAGTCTGGACCTCAGAATCACCATCCCATCCACTCATTTGATCGCTTCCGTCATCAGTGGCAAGATTCGCTTGCAGGAGGCACTCATGGAAATGTTGACAACCCGCAGCAGCATCAACAAGTCCCCTTCATGCCTTTCGATGCACTGCAGAGATATGGCTATGGCAGCTGGGGCATGCCCTATGCCTCTTATCTTTCACCTAGCAGAGAGGCCTCTCATCcatatcatgaaaaaaaataa
- the LOC115358699 gene encoding proline-rich transmembrane protein 3 gives MLYPTMDHFSFLVIVLTLSQSSLGSIIPTSQSVGNSDAVEGSGNTDAQMTTGFASLTEIDPSIAEDSGRNLQKPSSIPASLTSLPVPQKLTDDDSNPEEPEKSNKEIQARMGIIAATTPALNLPLLEAHEQEADKHEPLIIETSGHFHTNEHLEQAAKDILSEETLFEVSQITVDEHLDENHTPIVFDNFLPGKDKDTPELPFQYNVFNSIINQDLSGPGAPCVFGLSPCVVLANPNGTNLLWDDMRRTLAFAWELHVFGSASLFALLAGVAVLGVAGAHTLLHPLCDALTLANSLLLLTGILRAVLLLLDPYGTRQILSRPALAALHNIPLQLLLWAQIVLALVTLRGVKLVLLPVKLQRPWTIGGMALLHCAPLLVADLLSPTLSPALPLLLQTLSLCWGLLFCIGTLTQSLSHLSSFLQSPIPQWGAPQRIENRARRVTAVCALFGILCCSLQMYSLLWLYGVLGNWRRFGWGWWLSQFWARILELAWGFTLLVLGSWILWTPPGSRSKGDNGQGRGDMSKGMEENSFWSGVLTNIQKGPLRKSEKNWEELMPNNWAMCNVSRTGMSNNVMCTCDDQAVDHMPDPVSSSSCDSQAALLWQRVGERECILSLVEFDMRPPSPINLRHSIDNALHHGNFVGGSLFAPRPPSWTDTVSTDITNNIAAKDSEAPVGYQWTLDIEATPGSPHHFETKESVQSPNTSTDHIANQSPNTELNFENKPQEDWSDDITNL, from the exons atgttgTATCCCACGATggatcatttttcttttctcgtCATCGTGCTTACTCTGTCTCAGTCTTCACTTGGAAGCATTATTCCAACTTCACAGTCAGTGGGCAACTCTGATGCTGTGGAGGGCAGTGGAAATACTGATGCACAAATGACAACAGGGTTTGCCAGCCTCACTGAAATCGATCCATCAATTGCAGAGGACAGCGGCAGAAATTTGCAGAAGCCTTCATCTATTCCTGCCTCTCTTACATCTTTACCAGTACCCCAGAAACTCACCGACGATGACAGCAATCCAGAGGAGCCTGAGAAATCCAACAAAGAAATCCAGGCTAGGATGGGGATCATAGCTGCTACAACCCCTGCACTTAATTTGCCCCTCTTAGAGGCTCATGAGCAAGAAGCTGACAAACATGAGCCTTTGATTATTGAAACTTCAGGACACTTTCACACCAATGAACACTTAGAGCAGGCAGCCAAAGATATACTCTCAGAGGAAACTCTCTTTGAAGTCAGTCAGATAACGGTGGACGAACATTTAGATGAGAATCACACACCTATAGTATTTGACAACTTTCTACCTG GTAAAGATAAAGACACTCCTGAGCTCCCTTTCCAATACAATGTGTTTAATTCCATAATAAACCAGGATCTGTCAGGACCTGGTGCTCCTTGTGTGTTTGGTCTTAGCCCTTGCGTTGTTCTTGCAAACCCTAATGGCACCAACCTGCTCTGGGATGACATGAGACGCACGCTGGCCTTTGCCTGGGagctgcatgtctttggatCTGCCAGCCTTTTTGCATTACTTGCAGGCGTTGCTGTTTTGGGAGTGGCTGGCGCTCACACTTTGCTTCACCCCCTCTGTGATGCCTTAACCTTGGCAAATAGTCTCCTGTTGTTAACTGGTATTCTGCGTGCTGTGCTTCTTCTACTTGATCCTTATGGCACTCGCCAAATCCTGTCTCGTCCTGCTCTTGCTGCTCTCCATAACATTCCCCTGCAGCTTCTTCTTTGGGCACAGATTGTCCTGGCTCTGGTCACACTCAGAGGGGTGAAACTGGTGCTTTTGCCAGTGAAGCTGCAGCGTCCATGGACGATTGGGGGTATGGCTCTGTTGCATTGCGCTCCATTACTGGTAGCTGATCTACTCTCCCCTACTTTGtcccctgctctccctctgttgCTGCAGACACTCTCACTGTGCTGGGGTTTACTATTCTGCATAGGAACACTCACCCAGTCTCTGTCTCATCTGAGCTCCTTCCTCCAGTCCCCCATACCTCAGTGGGGGGCTCCACAGAGGATCGAGAACCGTGCAAGGCGGGTAACAGCAGTGTGTGCTCTCTTTGGGattctctgctgcagcctgcagatGTACAGTCTCCTCTGGCTTTATGGGGTACTGGGGAACTGGAGGCGCTTTGGATGGGGCTGGTGGCTTAGTCAGTTTTGGGCCAGAATTCTTGAGTTAGCTTGGGGATTCACTTTGCTTGTCCTGGGATCCTGGATCCTCTGGACACCTCCTGGGAGCCGGTCAAAGGGTGATAATGGGCAGGGCAGAGGTGACATGTCCAAAGGGATGGAGGAGAATAGTTTTTGGAGTGGAGTTTTGACCAATATTCAGAAAGGGCCACTAAGGAAATCAGAGAAAAACTGGGAAGAACTAATGCCAAATAACTGGGCAATGTGTAACGTGTCTAGAACAGGTATGAGCAACAATGTGATGTGTACCTGTGACGACCAAGCTGTTGACCACATGCCTGATCCTGTTAGCAGTAGCAGCTGTGACTCTCAAGCTGCTCTATTGTGGCAAAGAGTTGGTGAACGTGAATGTATACTTTCCCTTGTAGAGTTTGACATGCGGCCCCCGTCTCCTATCAACCTGAGGCACAGCATTGACAATGCACTCCATCATGGAAACTTTGTAGGAGGAAGTCTGTTTGCACCTCGGCCTCCCTCCTGGACTGACACTGTAAGCACCGATATCACAAATAATATAGCAGCAAAAGACTCTGAGGCTCCTGTTGGCTATCAGTGGACACTGGATATTGAAGCTACCCCTGGATCTCCACACCATTTTGAAACGAAGGAGTCAGTGCAATCACCAAATACTTCCACTGATCATATCGCTAACCAATCCCCAAACACTGAACTTAACTTTGAGAACAAGCCTCAAGAGGACTGGTCTGATGATATCACAAATCTCTAA
- the qrich1 gene encoding transcriptional regulator QRICH1, with protein sequence MNEQDSGVVSFDEYVRQKARTVPQHRMKEFLESLAKGPEVLQEFSQQEGAATTTTMVYQQGTNCIYTDSTEVAGSLLELACPVTSAEISSSQLSLHQGSEQPLQVQVQIQGQHGHTVGQVLQVASPSQQDLQAISAGAQLVQQAELTEEQQQQIQAQLVAAVTGGQQIQLSSGQQIQLQGAQQIQLQGGQHIQLQGGQQIQLQGGQQIQLAGGQQIQIQTIEAMSPSQQQGSPREGERRSYTASTVLQPAKKRKVDVPLTVSYAVPQGQQLATVLAIPQGQQQSYVSLRPDLLTVDSAQLYSTTGTITGPAGETWTIPVYSTPQQQGVAHIAIPQEAYSTVQVASTQSKDKMPSNSSGSSDVQSASETQEEVVQTLFPAQFMNGNIHIPVAVQTVGGAYNTTQSVQIWDPNNQSSQGEEGQEQHLHLQGQVEGEAHNEPPSELLVPVCLKPEEGLEVWRLWVLRKNAELGKQEQPKLAPIGRRQPLRFQEDLVSSAVAELNLGLSLMTQEARGSEDEQFTPDVLYYVFLCMQKYLSENGRVDDIFSDPYYMRFSECLHKILDGWKPSVHPLGYFIPSHVTEEMLWECKQLGAHSPATLLTTLMFFNTKYFRLTTVEQHMKVAFSKVLRHTKKNPSNPKDKTTSIRFLRGHGPHNTGQKVTDDTYEEQTEDPENPLRCPIKLYDFYLFKCPQSAKGRNDAYYLTPEPVVAPNSPIWYSTQPITSQQLAQMLARIIVVREIQEIIGTGPENMN encoded by the exons atgaatgagcaggacaGCGGGGTGGTCTCCTTTGATGAGTATGTGCGACAGAAGGCCCGCACTGTGCCTCAGCACCGGATGAAGGAGTTCCTGGAGTCGCTTGCCAAGGGCCCAGAGGTGCTCCAGGAGTTCAGCCAACAGGAAGGTgcagccaccaccaccaccatggtGTACCAGCAGGGTACCAATTGCATCtacacagacagcacagaggtGGCTGGGTCCCTCCTAGAGTTGGCTTGCCCG GTGACCTCAGCAGAGATTTCGTCATCTCAGCTGTCTTTGCATCAAGGCTCTGAACAGCCGCTTCAAGTGCAG GTACAAATCCAGGGACAGCATGGCCACACGGTCGGCCAGGTGCTCCAGGTGGCCTCCCCCTCTCAGCAGGATCTGCAGGCCATCTCGGCAGGAGCACAGCTTGTCCAGCAGGCGGAgctcacagaggagcagcaacagcag ATACAGGCGCAGTTGGTTGCAGCTGTGACTGGAGGACAACAAATCCAGTTGTCAAGTGGCCAACAGATACAGTTACAAGGAGCGCAGCAGATTCAGCTGCAGGGTGGCCAACATATTCAACTTCAGGGTGGCCAACAGATTCAGCTACAAGGTGGCCAACAGATTCAGCTGGCAGGGGGCCagcagatccagatccagaccATAGAGGCCATGTCTCCCTCTCAGCAGCAGGGCTCTCccagggagggggagaggaggtcATATACTGCCTCCACTGTTCTCCAACCTGCTAAGAAGCGCAAGGTGGATGTCCCGCTCACAGTGTCCTATGCTGTCCCTCAGGGCCAACAGCTGGCCACAGTCCTGGCCATCCCTCAAGGGCAGCAGCAAAGCTACGTATCCCTGCGGCCAGATCTGCTCACCGTTGACAGCGCTCAATTGTACAGCACTACAGGCACCATCACAGGTCCCGCCGGTGAGACCTGGACCATCCCTGTATACTCCActccacagcagcagggtgTAGCTCACATTGCCATCCCTCAGGAggcatacagtacagtacaagtCGCTTCCACCCAGAGTAAGGACAAAATGCCCTCCAACTCATCAGGTTCCTCAGACGTCCAGTCGGCATCTGAGACACAGGAAGAAGTTGTGCAGACCCTGTTCCCAGCACAGTTCATGAATGGGAACATTCACATCCCTGTGGCAGTGCAGACTGTGGGTGGGGCATATAACACTACACAGTCAGTACAAATTTGGGACCCAAATAATCAGTCCAGCCAAGGAGAAGAGGGACAAGAGCAGCACCTCCATCTGCAG GGTCAAGTCGAAGGAGAGGCTCATAATGAGCCGccttcagagctgctggttCCTGTCTGTTTGAAGCCAGAGGAGGGCCTTGAAGTCTGGCGCCTTTGGGTCCTGCGAAAAAATGCAGAGCTGGGCAAGCAGGAGCAACCAAAGCTTGCACCTATTGGAC GTCGTCAGCCTCTGCGTTTTCAAGAAGACTTGGTGTCCAGTGCAGTAGCAGAGCTAAACCTGGGTCTATCCCTGATGACACAGGAGGCTCGAGGATCGGAAGATGAACAGTTCACGCCTGATGTCCTGTATTATGTGTTCTTATGTATGCAAAAG TATCTCTCTGAAAATGGACGTGTGGATGATATTTTCTCTGACCCATACTACATGCGTTTCTCTGAGTGTCTACACAAAATCTTGGATGGTTGGAAACCCAGTGTCCATCCTTTAG GttacttcattccaagtcacgTAACAGAAGAGATGCTCTGGGAGTGTAAACAGCTTGGGGCACATTCACCGGCCACATTGCTTACAACCCTAATGTTTTTCAACACTAA GTATTTCCGTCTGACAACAGTAGAGCAGCATATGAAAGTAGCCTTCTCTAAGGTGTTAAGACACACCAAGAAGAACCCCTCCAACCCCAAGGACAAAACCACCAGTATCCGGTTTCTTCGAGGACATGGTCCGCACAACACCGGGCAAAAAG TTACCGACGACACCTACGAAGAGCAGACAGAGGATCCTGAGAACCCACTTCGTTGTCCCATTAAACTGTACGACTTCTATCTCTTCAAATG CCCTCAGAGCGCAAAGGGACGTAATGATGCCTATTACCTGACTCCAGAACCCGTTGTGGCGCCTAACAGCCCGATATGGTACTCGACTCAGCCCATCACAAGTCAGCAATTGGCGCAGATGCTCGCTCGCATCATCGTGGTTCGGGAGATCCAGGAAATCATAGGCACTGGGCCGGAGAACATGAACTGA
- the rpusd4 gene encoding pseudouridylate synthase RPUSD4, mitochondrial — translation MSRFRRVQDVCRSDWSLVLNTSHSRRLRSSGAASRSHAAAAEHAAGTQPGHKPRLRAIDLAQKIQQEKVKEKGAASPSLSAQDRRVTELRRLTRQLQKVHPNVLARHLDRGVLFQDRDVVVVNKPYGVPLHGGSGDGSGVTSISSVLPVLAKMMNGMKSGSQLFPCLRLEKETTGTLLLARSEEVAEHILNLHRNNQVQSKYWVVTVGVPVPSEGVIDIPLIEREVTGPQPHFKMALSPLYRLKESGDGMTRVRAHRQAHGAVTKYRVLDSSSGCSLVELQPLTRVKHQMRVHMALGLACPILGDHKYSHWSKLAPQNLPERVLGKLGLEQTKVRYLPLHLHARQLTLPENSRQPDISVSCPLPKYFTSTLRRLHLALPDEQEPE, via the exons ATGAGCAGGTTCAGGAGAGTTCAAGACGTGTGTAGAAGCGACTGGAGCCTCGTGTtgaacacatcacacagcaGGCGGCTCCGGTCCAGCGGGGCGGCCTCACGGAGCCACGCCGCCGCTGCTGAGCATGCGGCCGGCACACAGCCCGGCCACAAGCCCCGGCTGAGAGCCATCGACCTCGCTCAGAAGATCCAGCAGGAGAAGGTGAAGGAGAAGGGGGCGGCCAGTCCCTCGCTGTCCGCCCAGGACAGGAGGGTGACGGAGCTCAGGCGGCTCACCCGGCAGCTGCAGAAGGTCCACCCGAACGTGCTGGCCAGACACCTGGACAGAGGTGTGCTCTTCCAGGACAGGGACGTGGTGGTGGTCAACAAGCCGTACGGGGTGCCCCTCCACGGCGGCTCAGGTG aTGGCTCAGGGGTCACATCCATCTCCTCGGTGCTTCCGGTTCTTGCCAAAATGATGAATGGCATGAAGAGTGGCTCTCAGCTGTTTCCCTGTTTAAGGCTGGAAAAGGAGACGACAGGGACTCTCCTGTTGGCGCGGAGTGAAGAAGTAGCCGAGCACATACTGAACCTCCACAGAAACAATCAAGTGCAGAGTAAATACTG GGTCGTCACTGTCGGTGTGCCTGTGCCCTCTGAAGGAGTGATTGACATTCCTTTGATCGAGAGAGAAGTCACAGGCCCTCAGCCGCATTTCAAG ATGGCCCTCAGTCCTCTGTACAGGTTAAAGGAAAGCGGAGATGGCATGACCAGAGTGCGTGCCCATCGCCAAGCCCATGGTGCCGTGACCAAGTACCGCGTCCTggacagcagcagtggctgcAGCCTGGTGGAGCTCCAGCCACTCACCA GAGTGAAGCACCAGATGAGGGTCCATATGGCATTGGGTTTGGCATGCCCCATTCTTGGCGACCACAAATATTCCCACTGGAGCAAATTGGCACCCCAG AACTTGCCGGAGCGTGTTTTAGGAAAGCTGGGGCTGGAACAGACCAAAGTACGTTATCTCCCTCTGCACTTGCATGCCCGCCAGCTGACACTGCCGGAGAACAGCCGTCAGCCAGACATCAGCGTGTCCTGCCCGCTGCCTAAGTACTTCACCAGCACTCTGCGTCGACTGCACTTAGCTCTTCCTGATGAGCAGGAGCCTGAATGA
- the LOC115358738 gene encoding WD repeat-containing protein 82-like has product MKITDSVLRSFRVARTYRENSQKVNCVDYSPSGESAISSSDDDSIVLYDIREGKPTRTLYSKKYGVDLIRYTHGDTNTVVYSSNKLDDTIRYLSLNDNKYIRYFPGHTARVVALSMSPVDDTFISGSLDKTIRIWDLRSPNCQGLTNPLGKPVCSFDPEGLIFAAGVESQAIKLYDLRAFDKGPFASFETRFNRFCDWTGLKFSKDGKQILISTNGGAIRLLNAFNGSVLHTFSGYNNSKSISLEACFTPDSQFVMIGSEDGRIHVWSTESGMKVAVLDGKHTGPINTLQFNPRYMTFASACTNMTFWLPCVDDL; this is encoded by the exons ATGAAGATCACAGACAGCGTGCTGAGGAGTTTCAGGGTCGCCAGGACCTACCGAGAAAATTCCCAGAAGGTGAACTGTGTGGATTACAGCCCGAGCGGAGAGAGTGCCATATCAAGCAGCGACGACGACTCCATAGTCCTGTACGACATCCGGGAGGGAAA GCCCACCCGGACCCTGTACAGCAAGAAGTACGGAGTGGACCTCATCCGATACACACAcggagacacaaacacagtggtGTACAGCTCCAACAAATTAGATG ataCCATCCGATATCTGTCACTCAATGACAACAAGTACATCCGCTATTTCCCAGGTCACACTGCAAG GGTTGTTGCTCTGTCCATGTCTCCAGTGGATGATACGTTTATCTCCGGCTCGCTGGATAAGACCATCAGGATCTGGGATCTGCGCTCCCCAAACTGTCAG ggtcTGACTAATCCCTTAGGGAAGCCTGTGTGTTCCTTTGATCCTGAGGGGTTGATATTTGCTGCCGGGGTTGAATCTCAGGCTATTAAATTATACGACCTCCGTGCTTTTGACAAG ggTCCCTTTGCTTCGTTTGAAACAAGGTTTAATCGTTTCTGTGACTGGACGGGACTCAAATTCAGTAAAGATGGGAAGCAGATTCTCATCTCCACCAATGGAGGTGCAATTCGCCTTCTGAACGCATTCAATGGATCTGTGCTGCACACCTTTTCT GGCTACAACAACAGTAAAAGCATTTCCCTGGAGGCCTGCTTCACTCCAGACTCACAGTTTGTCATGATCG GCTCCGAGGACGGGAGAATCCATGTTTGGAGCACCGAGAGCGGGATGAAGGTGGCTGTGCTGGACGGGAAACACACGGGACCCATCAACACCCTGCAGTTCAACCCCAGATACATGACGTTCGCCAGTGCCTGTACTAACATG ACGTTTTGGCTCCCGTGTGTTGACGACCTTTAG